From Pseudomonas putida, one genomic window encodes:
- a CDS encoding response regulator transcription factor produces the protein MIPVLLVDDDRELTEMLALYLAREGFEATAVANGEEGEAHALSGAFRIVVLDVMLPGISGIEVLRRIRARSQVPVLLLTARGDNIDRIAGLELGADDYVPKPSSPGELVARLRAILRRVQPHAWAESQAGEVLGTGALTLWPGRRKAQWAAAPLDLTGTEFSLLEALARQAGRLVSKQELSLNALGRPLTRYDRRIDVHISSIRQKLGPRADGSSWIQSVRGMGYMLIIE, from the coding sequence ATGATTCCTGTGCTTTTGGTCGATGACGACCGTGAACTCACCGAAATGCTTGCCCTTTACCTGGCCCGCGAAGGCTTTGAGGCAACCGCCGTGGCAAATGGCGAAGAGGGCGAGGCTCACGCGTTGAGCGGGGCTTTTCGCATCGTGGTGCTGGACGTGATGCTGCCGGGCATCTCAGGGATCGAAGTATTGCGGCGTATTCGGGCTCGCAGCCAGGTCCCGGTGCTGTTGCTCACCGCCCGTGGTGACAACATCGACCGCATTGCCGGCCTGGAGCTGGGCGCCGATGACTATGTGCCCAAGCCCAGCTCGCCGGGCGAACTGGTGGCGCGCCTGCGTGCGATCCTGCGCCGGGTGCAACCGCACGCGTGGGCTGAAAGCCAGGCTGGCGAAGTCCTCGGCACAGGGGCGCTGACTTTATGGCCAGGGCGCCGCAAGGCCCAGTGGGCGGCGGCTCCTCTGGACCTGACCGGGACTGAATTCAGCCTGCTCGAAGCGTTGGCTCGCCAGGCGGGCCGACTGGTGAGCAAGCAAGAGCTGTCGCTCAACGCCCTGGGCCGGCCGCTGACCCGTTACGATCGCCGCATCGATGTGCACATCAGCAGCATCCGACAGAAACTCGGGCCACGCGCCGACGGCAGCAGCTGGATTCAGAGCGTACGGGGCATGGGCTACATGCTGATCATCGAATGA
- the bamA gene encoding outer membrane protein assembly factor BamA — translation MNYPRLLLPILLLQACVAQAAPFRIADIRVNGLQRVSAGSVFGALPLNVGDQTDDRRLVESTRSLFKTGFFQDIQLNRDGDVLIINVVERPSVSSIEIEGNKAISTEDLMKGLKQSGLAEGEIFQRATLEGVRNELQRQYVAQGRYSAEVDAEVVPQPRNRVALRIKINEGTVAAIQHINVVGNTVFDDEALSQLFELKTTNWLSFFKNDDKYAREKLSGDLERLRSYYLDRGYINMDIASTQVSITPDKKHVYITVNVNEGEKYTVRDVKLSGDLKVPEDQVKSLLLVQPGQVFSRKVMTTTSELITRRLGNEGYTFANVNGVPQPNDEDHTVDIMFVVDPGKRAYVNRINYRGNTKTEDEVLRREMRQMEGGWASTYLIDQSKTRLERLGFFKEVNVETPPVPGTDDQVDVNYSVEEQASGSITASVGFAQSAGLILGGSISQTNFLGTGNKVSIGLTRSEYQTKYNFGFTNPYFTDDGVSLGYNLFYSSTDYSDYYDDGVSYYAINSYGAGVSLGYPISETSRLTYGLTLQHDDISPGTYSADEIYDFIQREGESFNNLKASIGWSESTLNKGVLATRGHSQSLTLMATTPGSDLSFYKLDYSGQTYLPLSDRTTLRLHTSLGYGNGYGSTEGLPFYENYTAGGQGSVRGFKDGSLGPRNTPATGTYASAGQAYYSDRDTDALGGNILITGGAEYIFPMPFIKDQRQLRSSVFVDAGNVFSDTCYLSTTQGCGSVSLDQLAVSLGVGVTWYSPMGPLTFSLATPVKKPENAETQIFQFSLGQTF, via the coding sequence ATGAACTACCCGCGTCTGTTGCTCCCCATCCTGCTGCTACAAGCCTGCGTGGCCCAGGCCGCGCCGTTCAGGATCGCCGACATCAGGGTCAACGGCCTGCAGCGGGTATCCGCCGGCAGCGTTTTCGGTGCCTTGCCCCTGAACGTGGGCGATCAGACCGATGACCGGCGCCTGGTGGAGTCGACCCGGTCGCTGTTCAAGACCGGCTTCTTCCAGGACATTCAGCTGAACCGCGACGGCGATGTCCTGATCATCAACGTGGTCGAGCGCCCGTCGGTGTCGAGCATCGAGATCGAAGGCAACAAGGCGATCAGCACCGAAGACCTGATGAAGGGCCTGAAACAGTCGGGCCTGGCCGAAGGCGAGATCTTCCAGCGTGCCACCCTCGAAGGCGTGCGTAACGAGCTGCAGCGCCAGTACGTGGCCCAGGGCCGCTACTCAGCCGAGGTCGACGCCGAGGTGGTGCCGCAGCCGCGCAACCGGGTTGCCCTGAGGATCAAGATCAACGAAGGCACCGTCGCTGCCATCCAGCACATCAACGTCGTTGGCAACACCGTGTTCGACGATGAAGCGCTGTCGCAGCTGTTCGAGCTCAAGACCACCAACTGGCTGTCGTTCTTCAAGAACGACGACAAGTACGCCCGCGAAAAGCTTTCCGGTGACCTGGAGCGCCTGCGTTCCTACTACCTGGACCGCGGCTACATCAACATGGACATCGCTTCCACCCAGGTGTCGATCACCCCGGACAAGAAACACGTCTATATCACCGTCAACGTCAACGAAGGCGAGAAGTACACCGTTCGTGACGTGAAGCTGTCGGGTGACCTGAAGGTGCCGGAAGACCAGGTCAAGTCGCTGCTGCTGGTGCAGCCGGGCCAGGTGTTCTCGCGCAAGGTGATGACCACCACGTCCGAGCTGATCACCCGCCGCCTGGGTAACGAAGGCTACACGTTCGCCAACGTCAACGGCGTGCCACAGCCCAATGACGAAGACCACACCGTCGACATCATGTTCGTGGTCGACCCGGGCAAGCGTGCCTACGTCAACCGCATCAACTACCGCGGCAACACCAAGACCGAAGACGAAGTGCTGCGCCGCGAAATGCGCCAGATGGAAGGCGGCTGGGCTTCGACCTACCTGATCGACCAGTCCAAGACCCGTCTGGAGCGCCTGGGCTTCTTCAAGGAAGTCAACGTCGAGACCCCGCCAGTGCCGGGTACCGACGATCAGGTCGACGTCAACTACAGCGTCGAAGAGCAGGCGTCCGGCTCGATCACTGCCAGCGTGGGCTTCGCCCAGAGCGCCGGCCTGATCCTGGGCGGTTCGATCAGCCAGACCAACTTCCTCGGTACGGGTAACAAGGTTTCCATCGGTTTGACCCGCTCGGAATACCAGACCAAGTACAACTTCGGCTTCACCAACCCGTACTTCACCGACGATGGCGTAAGCCTGGGCTACAACCTGTTCTACAGCAGCACCGACTACAGCGATTACTACGATGACGGTGTTTCCTACTACGCCATCAACAGCTATGGCGCGGGCGTCAGCCTGGGCTACCCGATCAGCGAAACATCGCGCCTGACCTACGGCCTGACCCTGCAACACGACGACATCTCACCCGGCACCTACAGCGCCGACGAGATCTATGACTTCATCCAGCGCGAGGGCGAAAGCTTCAACAACCTGAAGGCTTCGATCGGCTGGTCCGAGTCGACCTTGAACAAAGGCGTGCTGGCAACCCGAGGCCACTCTCAGAGCCTGACGCTGATGGCCACCACGCCCGGCAGCGATCTGTCGTTCTACAAGCTCGACTACAGCGGCCAGACCTACCTGCCGCTGAGTGACCGCACCACGCTGCGCCTGCATACCAGCCTGGGCTATGGCAATGGGTACGGCTCCACCGAAGGCCTGCCGTTCTATGAGAACTACACAGCCGGTGGCCAGGGCTCGGTGCGCGGCTTCAAGGATGGCTCGCTGGGCCCACGCAATACGCCGGCCACCGGTACTTACGCAAGTGCCGGCCAGGCCTATTACTCCGACCGCGACACCGATGCACTGGGCGGCAACATCCTCATAACCGGCGGCGCCGAGTACATCTTCCCGATGCCCTTCATCAAGGACCAGCGGCAGCTGCGCAGCTCGGTTTTCGTGGACGCTGGGAACGTGTTTTCCGACACCTGCTACCTGTCCACCACCCAGGGTTGCGGCAGCGTGAGCCTGGACCAACTGGCGGTGTCACTGGGCGTCGGGGTGACCTGGTACAGCCCCATGGGGCCGCTGACGTTCAGTCTTGCCACGCCGGTGAAGAAGCCGGAGAACGCCGAGACGCAGATATTCCAGTTCTCGTTGGGGCAGACGTTCTGA
- a CDS encoding isochorismatase family protein — protein MRQVLLIIDVQSTFSPPEWLVDGVRALSAMIPTIASVQLHDEQVTPFERQLGWHPAAEDESLVEADKVFIKHGYRQTAETIEYIRALGVERVLVCGLQTETCVLAAGFALFDAGLMPTLITDLTVGSSLDRSGKMGIELWKHHFGNVITRAQVLAEGGV, from the coding sequence ATGCGGCAGGTTTTACTCATCATCGACGTACAGTCCACCTTCAGCCCGCCCGAGTGGCTGGTCGATGGTGTGCGTGCGCTGTCTGCGATGATCCCGACCATTGCCTCGGTGCAGTTGCACGATGAACAGGTCACGCCGTTCGAGCGGCAACTGGGCTGGCACCCGGCAGCAGAAGACGAGAGCCTGGTCGAGGCCGACAAGGTCTTTATCAAGCATGGTTACAGGCAGACTGCCGAGACCATCGAGTACATCAGGGCGCTAGGCGTGGAACGGGTATTGGTCTGCGGGTTGCAGACCGAGACGTGTGTGCTTGCCGCCGGCTTCGCGCTGTTCGACGCGGGGCTCATGCCGACGTTGATCACCGACCTGACCGTGGGGTCTTCCCTGGATCGCTCAGGGAAAATGGGCATCGAGTTGTGGAAGCATCACTTCGGTAACGTCATCACCCGGGCTCAGGTGCTGGCCGAAGGGGGCGTCTGA
- a CDS encoding formate/nitrite transporter family protein: MSVNTPSRITELVIEAGTRKAHMRARATLILGFLAGAFISMGFLLDIHVSAMIPAPWASLGNLLGAAVFPIGLILVILAGGELLTGNMMSLPLAMFARRIRLVDVARNWGLVTVANLLGALFVAYCFGHLLGLTEGAYLSKTLAAATSKASADFLHAFVSGIGCNWLVCLAVWLAYASREMSGKVLGIWFPIMAFVAIGFQHVVANMFLIPAAIFAGYLSWGQLVHNLAAVFLGNAVGGAIFVGLAYYLSFGASAEEQAVAR; this comes from the coding sequence ATGTCCGTCAATACCCCCTCCCGCATCACCGAGCTGGTCATCGAAGCCGGCACCCGCAAAGCCCACATGCGCGCCCGTGCCACGCTCATCCTGGGCTTTCTGGCCGGGGCCTTCATTTCAATGGGGTTTCTGCTGGACATCCATGTCAGCGCCATGATCCCTGCGCCCTGGGCCTCGTTGGGCAACTTGCTGGGCGCCGCGGTATTCCCGATCGGGCTGATCCTGGTCATCCTGGCCGGCGGCGAGTTGCTCACCGGCAACATGATGAGCCTGCCCCTGGCGATGTTCGCCCGGCGCATCCGCCTGGTGGACGTTGCGCGCAACTGGGGCCTGGTGACCGTGGCAAACCTGCTGGGCGCGCTGTTCGTGGCCTACTGCTTTGGCCACTTGCTTGGGCTCACTGAAGGTGCCTACCTGAGCAAGACGCTGGCCGCGGCAACCAGCAAGGCCAGCGCCGATTTCCTCCATGCCTTCGTTTCCGGCATCGGCTGCAACTGGCTGGTGTGCCTGGCAGTCTGGCTGGCCTACGCCAGCCGTGAGATGAGCGGCAAGGTGCTTGGTATCTGGTTCCCGATCATGGCCTTCGTCGCCATCGGCTTCCAGCACGTGGTGGCCAACATGTTCCTGATCCCGGCAGCGATCTTCGCCGGTTACCTGAGCTGGGGGCAGCTGGTGCACAACCTGGCGGCAGTCTTCCTTGGCAACGCAGTGGGTGGCGCGATCTTCGTGGGGTTGGCGTACTACCTGTCCTTCGGCGCCTCGGCAGAAGAACAAGCCGTCGCCCGTTGA